Genomic window (Rosa chinensis cultivar Old Blush chromosome 6, RchiOBHm-V2, whole genome shotgun sequence):
tcgaaaaccgttcggtCTCCTCACATGCTATTAATCCTCTAATAATAGCTAACTCCTCAAAAACTGCTCCTCACATGCTGCTAGTCCCTTTTTtcccgagatttggaatcactaatctcgatttactgacatcggttttgaaattgagcttcatCCAAAGGTGGATATTTGCATGCTTATATCTTCCTCCACattataaacccaaatttccaatcccaaaatcatTTCACCAACTCGAATATTTCTAACagcaatctttcttaattactcatcatcatcactcttcAATTCTCGCATTCTCTCAATCCATCaccaatggaaccacaaaaccAGCATCCAACCGAGGATGGAAGTAACAAAGCAGTCGGGAGTAGTGCTAACATGCTTCGCAGGAAGAGCTGTACTAGGTGGATTCCCACTACAGATCatataagaatcctcaaggagctttTCTACAACAAGGGATTTAGGTCCCCAACTATAGAGCAGATTCAGAGGATCTGTCTCCAGCTGAAATGGTACGACAAGATTGAGTTCAAGAACGTCTATTTTTGGTTCGTGAACCAAAGGGCTCGGGAGAAGCAAAAGAAGAGGTCCACTTCGGATGTTCATGTGCCCATGCAAAGATCAGGGCTTGTTGGTGATGACAATGTTACCAATTGGAAACATGAGGATCATTATATTAACTTTGGATCTTCTGCacctgcttctgcttcttccgCTGGTGTGATGATTGCTTTTAACGGGCAGATGGGGAACTATGGCGGTTATGGATCCATGAACATGGAGAAGAGTGCTAGGGATTGTTCAATTTCAGCTGGAGGGGAAACTAGTTCTACTTTCTTTGACATGAATGTAGAACAAACTTTCATGGAACAAAGAGgagaagatcaccaggagattgaaaccctctcactgtttcccatgcacggtgaggacatctttggcaacatgaagactacttccgatggAGGTCGTGGTCACGGTGGTGGCTcttacatttcccttgagctcagcctttcctgcgagggcaaagctggaaaaagtttccggagccgctgactcggcttagtagcttcgcgagtgtaggaacacttagaattgcccccgaagagttgtatttatgacttttttttttgttttttgtttttttgttttagcttagtattgtatagtgttacccccctagtgttgctaggcatagcgaagaaatgattatgggcctcaaaaacaggccttcatgaatgggctttGCAAGAGTAGGAACACTAGAATTGTCCCCCATGTCTTATGCGAATAAACTGTCTACGACTCCTCCGCGTCCCAGACATTGAGAAAGTATTTCTTCAAGTATCTCCCATTGATAGGGTTATGATGGACATCTCCATCCAGgtccttgagatgaaaagctCCTTTCCCTAAGATTTTATAAATGATGTATGGGCCTTCCCATCTTGGAGTCCATTTGCCGCGACAATCTAATTTTTCGCCAAGCGGGAgaactgctttccaaaccaactctCCTTCGCTGTAATTCCTTCCCCTTGTTCGCTTGTCATAGGCTCGAGCGACTCGTTGCTTTTCCATGACCAAACTATCTAACGCCTCCAAGCGCTTTTCgctaaggtcttcatgttccTGCCACATAGCCTGAACGTAGTCTTCTCCAATGAGATGATGTTGCTCTTGGACTCGTAATGATTGGACGTTGACTTCCAAAGGCAGGACTGCGTCATGgccaaacatcaaagcataaGGTGTAGTCGCGGTGGGATTTCGCTTCGATGTGCGGTAGGCCCAAAGAGTCTCATAAAGGGTCTCATGCCATTGTCGCGGATTAGCTTCCAACATTTTCTTCAGCaaagtgatgatgattttgttgctggcctccgcttgaccgttAGGCTGAGCATAATAAGGACTGGAATGGACGAACTGTATTCCCCATTCCTTTGCCAGTTTATCAACTTCACCACCCATGAAAGCTGCCCCCCGGTCCGAAACAAAAACTTTTGGGATACCAAATCTGCATATGATGTTCCTAAATAGGAATTGTCGCAATGTACCACCAGATGCTTCTTTCAAAGGTTCTGCTTCGACCCATTTTGTAAAGAAATCGGTCGCGACAATTATGAACTTGTGCTGAAGTGATGAAtgtgggtgaatcatcccaattaaATCTAGCGCCCATCCTCTTGCGGGCTAAGGCTTAATAATGGGTTGCATTGGAACATTAGGGACATGCTGGACCGGCCCATGAGCTTGGCAGTCCAAACAACCTTTAGCGAATGCGATGCAATCCTTCAAGATACTAGGCCAAAAATATCCATGTCGTCTGAGCAACCATCACATCTTTGGACCTGCTTGGTGAGCACCGCAAATGCCGGAATGAACTTCGTGCATGAGTTGTTTCGCTTCGCAACCATAAATACATctgaagtctatgccatctttTCCATGTCGTCGCAGCTCGTCACCTCTAAGAAAGTAATTTAGTGCAAGAAAACGAATCTTCCTGTCGGCAGTGGGATCTGGCTGCTTGAGATAAGCGATCAAAGGGATGCGCCAATCTACGTCAATGGGTTCCAGGGTTGTGACTGAGGTATCATCTGGAGGATCTCTTCtcgccatccatgaaggaagcGTGCGACGCTCGACTTTAAGGATTCTCTCCCGCACGCCACATATCAATGTTACCCCTGTTGCCAGCTGGGCCAACTCGTTTGCTGCAAAATTTCGGTCACGAGGAATGTGCTCAAGATGCATGTTATCAAACTGGTCCAACAAGTCTAATGCCCTGTTCCAATAAGGAACCAACGTGAAGCTATTGCATCTGAACTCGTTGCACAACTGATTGATAACCAAGAGAGAATCGCCAAGTATTTGTACATCTCTGATTTCCATTTCCAGTAGTACGTCTAGGCCtataatgagggcctcatactctgcttggTTATTGGTACACCGGAACTCCAACTGGAAAGAGTAGGAAAATTGATCGTCGGCCGGGTTTTCCAAGACAACCCCTGCTCCTGCTAGCGTATCTGTTCTTGACccgtcaaaatataacacccaagGCTGGAGTGAGACTATGGCTTGATAAAGCGTGGCGTACTCTGGCAAGCACGCTAAATCCAGGCGATCTAAAGTTGTGGCAGCGACCTCTAAATCTCTAACCGCGGGGACATCCagcatagggtgatgtgccagaaagtctgcgatggcttGCCCCTTTACTGCTTTTTGTGGCACATACTGTAGTGAGAATTCTGATAGGGCgagcacccacttgccaatacggcctctcaagataggtCGTGATAGCATATATTTGACTAGATCggtttgagcaatgatgcaagtagtaaaggacaacatgtaatgccgcaacttgcatgctgagaagtataatgtaagacacagcttttccattggagtgtaccttgtttcgcaatctgtgagtgtcctactgaggtaaaagatggCATGTTCAACACCATTTTCATCATCCTGAGCGAgaaggctgccaatggaagcctcagctgctgaaacaTACAACTTTAATGGAAATCCTGCTCTAGGAGGAACAAGCACTGGCGGGCTTGCCAGATAGGCCTTGATTTTGTTGAAAGCCTCTTGGTGTTTaggttcccacacaaactcgTTCTGTCCTTGCAACTTCAACAGTGGGGAAAACGGATGGATTTTGCCTGAAGAGTTAGAAATGAATCGTCGCAAAAAGTTGATCCTACCCAATAGTCGCTGTAATTCTTTCTTCGTTCGCGGGGGAGATGCATTGATGACCGCGTTTGCTttatcctcagggacctcaatgcctctttgatggacaatgaatcccaggAAATCTCCTGCCTGAACTCCAAAAACACACTTGGCGGGATTCATCTTAAGCTTGTGTAGCTGCATGCGCTCGAAAACTTTTCTGAGATCCGTGAAGTGATCTCCACTCTTCTTAGACTTCACGACgatgtcatcaatgtaaacctctaag
Coding sequences:
- the LOC112173633 gene encoding protein WUSCHEL, which codes for MEPQNQHPTEDGSNKAVGSSANMLRRKSCTRWIPTTDHIRILKELFYNKGFRSPTIEQIQRICLQLKWYDKIEFKNVYFWFVNQRAREKQKKRSTSDVHVPMQRSGLVGDDNVTNWKHEDHYINFGSSAPASASSAGVMIAFNGQMGNYGGYGSMNMEKSARDCSISAGGETSSTFFDMNVEQTFMEQRGEDHQEIETLSLFPMHGEDIFGNMKTTSDGGLHEWALQE
- the LOC121050054 gene encoding uncharacterized protein LOC121050054 encodes the protein MPVADMLVDAVAGHELLSFMDGTAGYHQIPVAEEDRHKTAFRCPGFAGVFEYVVMPFGLKNARATKVFERMQLHKLKMNPAKCVFGVQAGDFLGFIVHQRGIEVPEDKANAVINASPPRTKKELQRLLGRINFLRRFISNSSGKIHPFSPLLKLQGQNEFVWEPKHQEAFNKIKAYLASPPVLVPPRAGFPLKLYVSAAEASIGSLLAQDDENGVEHAIFYLIKYMLSRPILRGRIGKWVLALSEFSLQYVPQKAVKGQAIADFLAHHPMLDVPAVRDLEVAATTLDRLDLACLPEYATLYQAIVSLQPWVLYFDGSRTDTLAGAGVVLENPADDQFSYSFQLEFRCTNNQAEYEALIIGLDVLLEMEIRDVQILGDSLLVINQLCNEFRCNSFTLVPYWNRALDLLDQFDNMHLEHIPRDRNFAANELAQLATGVTLICGVRERILKVERRTLPSWMARRDPPDDTSVTTLEPIDVDWRIPLIAYLKQPDPTADRKIRFLALNYFLRGDELRRHGKDGIDFRCIYGCEAKQLMHEVHSGICGAHQAGPKM